One window of the Nocardia terpenica genome contains the following:
- a CDS encoding pilin, translating into MTRSPVFRPFFARRADGRQRLRRPGGAVLAAGVVSVAAVVAAAAPAAADPVVLAVAGSLDEVCTHLRNWLIGILATVATVYLTVGGARYLLSGGDAGEVERAKACVRAALIGYSLAILAPVVVEVLKSLVGG; encoded by the coding sequence ATGACCCGTTCCCCCGTTTTTCGGCCCTTCTTCGCCCGTCGTGCCGATGGTCGTCAACGCCTGCGCAGGCCCGGCGGAGCGGTGCTCGCTGCCGGGGTGGTCTCGGTTGCCGCCGTGGTTGCTGCGGCGGCTCCGGCGGCGGCGGATCCGGTGGTGCTGGCGGTGGCCGGGTCGCTCGACGAAGTGTGTACGCACCTGCGGAACTGGCTGATCGGCATCCTGGCCACCGTCGCCACGGTCTACTTGACCGTTGGCGGGGCCCGCTACCTGCTCTCGGGTGGCGACGCCGGTGAGGTCGAGCGAGCTAAGGCGTGTGTGCGGGCCGCGCTGATCGGCTACAGCCTGGCTATCCTCGCCCCGGTCGTCGTGGAAGTCCTCAAATCCCTGGTGGGGGGCTGA
- a CDS encoding TraG/VirB4 family ATPase, which produces MSMYRIPSDVERPDRIVGPFTARQLALLTATGVALLLTWAATRVVVPVAVFAAVAAPVAALATATILTTRDGMSGDQLLLTALRHRMRPRRLIAVGSDQHDRAGAPGWLTATATGPRPVTAQPITTGTAPLPRTVTGAGGVGVVDLGADGIAVIAAATSINLALRTPAEQAGLVSALAGYLHGLSRHGVQILLRSVRLDVTGHIARLRAAAEDMSPELAEYARDHTRHLAELADDDTAAHRQVLLVWREPLGPATRLAASPVGGFTARGRRDREISAAERHAAQARLLARVDEATDMLAPLGIGVRVLDDDAARAILTSCTNPANLVPSSATDAAGPTEIITLGQSAFTGATFDTDAEDQAEQTGEENPTTVHDCARAHARRRGGLLARRGRRVVEFAPESLTIGTRHLEVGADFVATIAVTGYPREVAAGWLTPLSAFPGRVDIAVHIEPIPAETAALRLRRQIARLESSMMSATMNQRVADPAVEVAAEDAAVLSAQLARGESRLFRAGVYLTVHAGSERELAGQVAALRTLCASLLIDTCPLTYRAVGGWVTTLPLGLDPIRAHRTFDSHALAAAVPFASAQLPPADPVATRPAGVLYGRDGAAGLLFHDRFGPSMHNHNEVILGRSGSGKSYLVKTEILRSLYRGIETVVIDPEDEYAALADAVGGVRIPLGATGVCVNPFDLDIHIGPTGRRTATADTLTRRKLYLHTVIAVLLGEQTPAQRAVLDTALTATYTAAGITGNPATWVRPAPSLSLLREQLAAAGNPVAAELAAALAPYVRGGAFGELLDGATTHGAEGGLIVYSLRALPEELKTIGTLLALDATWRRVSDPVTRRPRLVVVDEAWLLMRQPAGARFLFRLAKSARKYLAGLTVATQDGPDVLSTDLGRAIVANAATQVLLRQAPQSIDEVGDAFGLSEGERRFLLTADRGHGLLAVGAHQRTVFASVASLAEHQLATTSPEFDTDTDDPGYIALPGDDTDDTEIDLGADEVDWPAEDDEDIDVDNENDFTDDADADADADADADDGDGDPYVEVPQ; this is translated from the coding sequence ATGAGCATGTACCGCATCCCGTCCGATGTAGAGCGGCCCGACCGGATCGTCGGCCCGTTCACCGCCCGCCAACTCGCCCTGCTCACCGCCACCGGCGTCGCGCTGCTGCTGACGTGGGCGGCCACCCGGGTGGTCGTGCCGGTCGCGGTGTTCGCCGCCGTCGCGGCCCCGGTCGCTGCCCTCGCGACCGCCACCATCCTCACCACTCGCGACGGGATGTCGGGTGATCAGCTTCTGCTCACCGCGCTGCGGCACCGGATGCGGCCCCGTCGCCTGATCGCCGTCGGTTCCGATCAGCACGATCGCGCCGGTGCGCCGGGCTGGCTCACCGCCACCGCGACCGGGCCGCGGCCGGTGACCGCGCAACCGATCACCACCGGCACAGCCCCGCTGCCGCGCACCGTCACCGGTGCGGGCGGGGTCGGTGTGGTCGACCTCGGTGCCGACGGGATCGCGGTGATCGCCGCCGCGACCAGCATCAACCTCGCGCTGCGGACCCCGGCCGAGCAGGCCGGGCTGGTAAGCGCGCTCGCCGGATACCTGCACGGGCTGTCCCGGCACGGCGTGCAGATCCTGCTGCGCTCGGTGCGCCTGGACGTGACCGGCCACATCGCGCGCCTGCGGGCCGCGGCCGAGGACATGTCACCGGAGCTGGCCGAATACGCTCGCGACCACACCCGCCATCTCGCCGAGCTGGCCGACGACGACACCGCCGCGCACCGGCAGGTCTTGTTGGTGTGGCGCGAACCGCTCGGCCCCGCCACCCGCCTGGCCGCCTCCCCCGTGGGCGGGTTCACCGCCCGGGGCCGCCGCGACCGCGAGATCTCCGCCGCCGAGCGCCACGCCGCCCAGGCACGGTTGCTGGCCCGCGTCGACGAAGCCACCGACATGCTGGCACCGCTGGGTATCGGCGTCCGCGTGCTCGACGACGACGCGGCGCGAGCGATCCTGACCAGCTGCACCAACCCCGCCAACCTCGTCCCTTCGAGCGCTACCGACGCCGCAGGCCCCACCGAGATCATCACCCTCGGCCAGAGCGCGTTCACCGGCGCAACCTTCGACACCGACGCCGAAGACCAGGCCGAACAGACGGGGGAGGAAAACCCGACGACCGTGCACGACTGCGCCCGCGCTCATGCCCGTCGCCGGGGTGGTCTGCTGGCGCGTCGAGGCCGCCGGGTGGTGGAGTTCGCGCCGGAGTCGTTGACCATCGGCACCCGTCACCTCGAGGTGGGGGCGGATTTCGTGGCGACGATCGCGGTCACGGGCTACCCGCGGGAAGTGGCCGCCGGGTGGCTGACACCGCTGTCGGCGTTCCCGGGCCGGGTGGATATTGCGGTGCACATCGAGCCGATTCCGGCCGAGACCGCCGCGCTGCGGTTGCGCCGACAGATCGCCCGCCTGGAATCGTCGATGATGTCGGCGACGATGAACCAGCGGGTCGCCGATCCGGCGGTCGAAGTGGCTGCCGAGGACGCTGCCGTGTTGTCGGCGCAGCTGGCCCGCGGTGAGTCCCGATTGTTTAGGGCCGGGGTGTATCTGACGGTGCACGCGGGCTCCGAACGGGAGCTGGCCGGGCAGGTCGCCGCGCTGCGCACCCTGTGTGCGAGCCTGCTGATCGACACCTGCCCGCTGACCTACCGCGCCGTCGGAGGTTGGGTGACCACCCTGCCGCTGGGCCTGGATCCGATCCGGGCGCACCGCACCTTCGACAGCCACGCCCTCGCCGCGGCCGTCCCGTTCGCCTCCGCGCAGCTACCGCCCGCCGACCCGGTCGCCACCCGCCCGGCCGGGGTGCTGTACGGGCGCGACGGCGCCGCCGGGCTGCTGTTCCACGACCGCTTCGGGCCCAGCATGCACAACCACAACGAGGTCATCCTCGGCCGCTCCGGGTCCGGCAAGTCCTACCTGGTGAAGACCGAAATCCTGCGGTCGTTGTATCGGGGCATCGAAACCGTGGTCATCGACCCCGAGGACGAGTACGCGGCCCTGGCCGACGCCGTCGGCGGTGTCCGCATCCCGCTGGGTGCCACCGGCGTCTGCGTCAACCCCTTCGATCTCGACATCCATATCGGTCCCACCGGTCGGCGCACCGCCACCGCCGACACGCTCACTCGGCGAAAGCTGTACCTGCACACCGTGATCGCGGTCCTGCTCGGCGAGCAGACCCCGGCCCAGCGCGCCGTGCTCGACACCGCGCTGACCGCCACCTACACCGCGGCCGGGATCACCGGTAACCCGGCCACCTGGGTGCGGCCCGCTCCATCGTTGAGCCTGCTGCGCGAGCAGCTCGCCGCTGCCGGGAACCCGGTGGCGGCAGAACTCGCCGCCGCCCTGGCCCCGTATGTCCGCGGTGGTGCGTTCGGTGAGCTGCTCGACGGTGCCACCACCCACGGGGCCGAGGGCGGGTTGATCGTGTACTCGCTGCGGGCCCTGCCCGAGGAACTCAAGACCATCGGCACCCTGCTCGCATTGGACGCGACCTGGCGTCGGGTCAGCGACCCCGTGACGCGGCGGCCCCGCCTGGTCGTGGTGGACGAAGCATGGCTGCTGATGCGGCAACCGGCCGGAGCGAGGTTCTTGTTCCGGCTGGCCAAGTCGGCCCGTAAGTATCTGGCCGGGTTGACCGTTGCCACCCAGGACGGACCCGACGTGCTGTCCACCGATCTCGGTCGAGCGATCGTCGCCAATGCGGCCACCCAGGTGCTGTTGCGCCAAGCCCCGCAGTCGATCGACGAGGTCGGCGACGCGTTCGGCCTGTCCGAGGGGGAGCGTCGGTTCCTGCTGACCGCCGACCGCGGTCACGGCCTCCTCGCTGTCGGCGCGCACCAGCGCACCGTCTTCGCCTCGGTCGCCTCCCTCGCCGAGCACCAGCTGGCGACCACGTCCCCGGAGTTCGACACCGACACCGACGACCCCGGCTACATCGCCCTCCCCGGCGACGACACCGACGATACCGAGATCGACCTCGGCGCCGACGAAGTCGACTGGCCTGCCGAAGACGACGAGGACATCGACGTCGACAACGAAAACGACTTCACCGACGATGCCGATGCCGATGCCGATGCCGATGCCGATGCCGACGACGGTGACGGTGACCCCTACGTCGAGGTGCCGCAGTGA